In Synechocystis sp. PCC 6714, the following are encoded in one genomic region:
- a CDS encoding DUF2752 domain-containing protein, with amino-acid sequence MFSLKNYSQSPLLSPLSPKAKEYLGFTLVTLAIVVAGTLLFLFDPASSKLFPPSPFRSLTGLYCPGCGTLRGLHQLLHGNLVGAFGLNPLMVISLPFMVYSYVAYGLRTITGRTLLVWFVPPQLIWFILQAILAYWVARNIPFAPFSWLAP; translated from the coding sequence ATGTTTAGCTTGAAAAACTATTCCCAATCGCCCTTGTTATCTCCGTTATCTCCTAAAGCCAAAGAATATTTAGGCTTCACTCTGGTTACCCTGGCCATTGTGGTAGCTGGCACTCTGCTTTTCCTATTCGATCCCGCCTCATCGAAATTGTTTCCCCCCAGTCCGTTTCGCAGTTTAACTGGGTTGTACTGCCCTGGCTGTGGAACATTACGGGGATTGCACCAGTTATTACATGGCAACTTAGTGGGAGCTTTTGGTTTAAATCCTTTGATGGTTATCTCCTTACCTTTTATGGTTTATTCCTACGTTGCCTATGGGTTAAGAACTATCACTGGACGAACTTTATTAGTCTGGTTTGTTCCCCCTCAACTAATCTGGTTCATCCTCCAAGCTATCTTGGCCTACTGGGTCGCCAGAAATATTCCCTTTGCTCCTTTTTCTTGGTTAGCACCATAG
- a CDS encoding CD225/dispanin family protein: protein MTNQNVPNYLAQSILVTLFCCLPLGIVAIIKASEVNSRLASGDYEGAVRASNEAKKFCWWSFGAGIIFIAIYFVLVVIAAIFGQ, encoded by the coding sequence ATGACAAATCAAAATGTACCAAATTATTTGGCCCAATCCATCCTGGTAACCCTATTTTGTTGTTTACCCCTCGGTATTGTGGCCATTATTAAAGCATCGGAAGTTAATTCCCGTTTAGCTTCAGGGGACTACGAGGGAGCAGTGCGGGCCTCCAATGAAGCCAAGAAGTTCTGTTGGTGGTCTTTTGGCGCTGGCATCATTTTCATTGCTATTTATTTTGTGCTCGTTGTTATTGCCGCAATTTTTGGTCAGTGA